In Leptospira langatensis, a genomic segment contains:
- a CDS encoding APC family permease → MKLQRSLNLYDSISLMFSSMVGPGVFITTGYILSQIPNPNLALFCWILGGFLAVAGAMSYAKSASIFPYAGGDYVYLKEAYSPIVAFSSGWLSLSVNFSASISLSAIAFSKTLLSLLAPALDFYYIEAKFLGITFSLGNAQIIGISTILFFTIVNFFGIGIASRIQNFFTTFKILGLVAFVVLGLTIGNYDVGNFESFSLIPSEPKEWGFLLAGVIPVTFSYLGWNMITYVAEEVKDPDKNIYKSVLISCSLVTLLYVLINFLYLSSAPSQLLAGDEKIGVTAAGFLFGKEVKLLVTAFICWVFMGGISAYIIGGSRIYFAMARDGFFFPSMSKLHPKYHSPYKSLVFQFAYACLFCFVKEIESLLYLITCSTLLLATITAYTPIIFEKKHLKTEFKIPGYPYSTYLYILFNILIISSLVWSRPAEALWGLGFTLLSVPMYFYFKNTKPRHGSKGFTAPEILPDAPVVSLLPENERIPVVSGNRN, encoded by the coding sequence ATGAAACTCCAACGCTCCCTTAATCTCTATGATTCCATCTCCCTTATGTTTAGTTCGATGGTGGGACCGGGAGTTTTTATCACCACAGGCTACATTCTTAGCCAGATCCCAAACCCGAATCTCGCTCTATTCTGCTGGATCTTGGGGGGATTTTTAGCGGTAGCCGGCGCGATGAGTTATGCAAAATCGGCGAGCATCTTCCCTTATGCGGGAGGAGATTACGTTTATTTAAAAGAAGCCTACTCCCCTATCGTAGCCTTTTCGAGCGGATGGCTATCTCTCTCCGTAAACTTCTCCGCATCCATTTCGCTTTCTGCAATCGCTTTCTCTAAGACACTTTTGTCCTTACTTGCTCCAGCTTTAGATTTTTATTATATAGAAGCGAAGTTCCTTGGGATCACCTTCTCCTTAGGAAATGCGCAAATCATCGGGATCTCTACGATTCTATTCTTTACGATCGTGAATTTCTTTGGAATAGGAATCGCTTCCAGGATCCAGAACTTCTTTACTACTTTTAAGATCTTAGGTTTAGTCGCGTTCGTAGTCTTAGGATTAACGATAGGGAACTATGATGTGGGAAATTTCGAATCCTTCTCCTTGATCCCTTCTGAACCTAAAGAATGGGGTTTCCTATTAGCGGGCGTTATCCCTGTCACATTTTCCTATTTGGGATGGAATATGATCACTTACGTGGCAGAAGAAGTCAAGGATCCGGACAAAAACATATACAAGTCTGTGCTCATCTCCTGCTCCTTAGTAACCCTACTTTATGTTTTAATAAACTTCTTATATTTAAGCTCAGCACCTAGCCAATTACTCGCAGGCGACGAGAAGATCGGAGTGACTGCCGCTGGATTCCTATTCGGGAAGGAAGTAAAATTACTCGTTACCGCGTTTATCTGTTGGGTATTTATGGGTGGAATTTCCGCCTATATCATCGGAGGCTCTAGAATATACTTCGCAATGGCAAGAGACGGATTCTTCTTCCCAAGCATGTCCAAATTGCATCCGAAGTATCATAGCCCCTACAAGTCCCTGGTTTTTCAATTTGCATACGCATGTCTATTCTGCTTTGTAAAAGAGATCGAGTCATTGCTCTACCTGATCACTTGTTCGACTCTTTTACTAGCCACAATCACCGCCTACACCCCGATCATCTTTGAAAAAAAACATTTGAAAACGGAATTTAAGATCCCTGGATACCCTTACTCCACATATTTATACATACTTTTTAATATTCTAATTATCTCAAGTCTTGTATGGAGTAGACCTGCTGAAGCATTATGGGGACTTGGATTTACTCTCCTCAGCGTCCCGATGTATTTTTATTTCAAAAATACCAAACCCAGACACGGTTCAAAAGGATTTACCGCTCCGGAAATACTTCCGGATGCTCCTGTGGTCAGCCTATTACCCGAAAATGAACGAATCCCCGTAGTCAGTGGAAATCGAAATTAA